One window of the Colias croceus chromosome 5, ilColCroc2.1 genome contains the following:
- the LOC123691913 gene encoding tetra-peptide repeat homeobox protein 1-like: VPVPVSVPVSVPVSEPVPVPVSVSLYVYVSVSVPVPVPVSVPVLVPVPVPVSVPVPVPVPVPVPVPVPVPVPVPVPVLVPVVPVPVPVPVPVPVPVPVPVPVSVPVPVPVPVPVPVPVPVPVLVPVSVSEPVPEQLNVEVEHASAEIRPTRNGEGNRTPKKIVDK, from the exons gtgcctGTGCCTGTGTCTGTGCCTGTGTCTGTGCCTGTGTCTGAGCCTGTGCCTGtgcctgtgtctgtgtctttgtatgtgtatgtgtctgtgtctgtgcctGTGCCTGTGCCTGTGTCTGTGCCTGTGCTTGTGCCTGTGCCTGTGCCTGTGTCTGTGCCTGTGCCTGTGCCTGTGCCTGTGCCTGTGCCTGTGCCTGTGCCTGTGCCTGTGCCTGTGCCTGTGCCTGTGCTTGtgcctgt tGTGCCTGTGCCTGTGCCTGTGCCTGTGCCTGTGCCTGTGCCTGTGCCTGTGCCTGTGCCTGTGTCTGTGCCTGTGCCTGTGCCTGTGCCTGTGCCTGTGCCTGTGCCTGTGCCTGTGCCTGTGCTTGtgcctgtgtctgtgtctgagccTGTGCCT gAGCAATTGAATGTGGAAGTAGAACATGCATCGGCAGAAATTAGGCCAACTCGCAACGGGGAAGGTAATAGAACTCCAAAGAAGATCGTCGACAAATAG